A window of Ciconia boyciana chromosome 9, ASM3463844v1, whole genome shotgun sequence genomic DNA:
GTTTGTACTTTTCAAGCTTTCCTGATCAGTACTTGACTCTGCTAGTTTATATTCTTGATATGCTTCTCAGTTGAGATATTCTGCAATCTGCACTTGCTTTTCAGACCTGCATGTTGTCTGTAGCCCAGAAGGCAGTCATCATGAGTTGACTGGTTAATTTCATGATTGGTTAATCTTGTAGACTACTAATACTTTGCTTTGCCTGGTTATTAGCCTGTATATACTTTGTTAGCAttattttccttggttttgctcCTTAATTATGTTTGGAAGTTCTAATCCAAAGAAGTGTTCAATAACCAAGTATTACTTGTTAGCTGCATTCGTAGGGAATCAGAGGTACTAAGGCTCTGGAAAGACTTAAGCTGACTTGCAGTCATAGCATAATACTAGCTGGAACTAAAGTCAAACTGCATAATTAATGGAAAagtgtgtgttgtttttttttttttttaaagccatgcATGAATATCACATCTAAGTGTGTTTTGTAGATCTCTGCTTGCAGTCATGACTGGCGTTTTGCCTGCTGAGCAGGTCCTTTCTAAGTTCTTAAGTTAAGCTGCGTCTTTCCTATCAAACCGTGCTTAGTAAAGTCTGTTTACTTTTACATGCTTGCTTAGTTTAGTAGCTAGTACTGCACGCTATATTATTAAttagctttggttttgttgttatttgtAAACACTGATGCCAGGCAACCTTTTCTCAAGACATTGAATTGAAATTTCTATCCACTAACAAACCCTTTTAGGAGAAACACTAAATATGTTCATAAATGTCTATCAATATGTGAAGGCTATTGGAGTTTGATAGTGTATTCAAgagcttctaaaaaaaaaaagttaaaaaatctCAATAATTAAGTGGCCCTGGGGACATGCTAACCCCTTCCTCACTAAACTGTCTCATGTGGAAAGCCCAAGTAGTAAGTATTGTGTATGTATTCTTGTGTATGCATGCTATAAATATTGTCAGGACTGTCTAAAGAGGTTTGTTTCTCGCCTGCCTGGTAGAactaaaaaacaacaacaacaaaaaccaaacaactatGACTATATAATAAAACCTAAAATGCTAGATCATCTTGATTCCTATTGAGAAACACAAGCAATCCTATCTGGTTTCTTCTGATTAAATTacagcttttctctgaaaatatattcaggATTCCACGTGTATATTCATATTTATGGAATAGTTTTTAATGACTCCTTGTGAAAGCTAAAGTGGTgctttaaaatcttattttaatagCAGATTTAGTCTTTTCACGaagatctgtttttctttaacttaTCCTAGGcaagtattttaattacatgGGGAAGTAGGTTGTTAAATGGTAACCCAGgagaaatgctttattttgtagAGTCTCTTTAGAAGATCTGTATAATGGAAAGACAACTAAACTACAACTTAGCAAGAATGTCCTTTGTAGTGCATGTAATGGGTaagtttgtttatatttttgagTTCTCTGGTTGCTTTGTTAGCATATAGTGTAATGAAGCATCTCCTATGTCAGATCCTTATCAGTATTTGACTTAGTGGAGCCTGCTCTCAGACTAGAAAATTGTTGGAACTTGAATGATACTGTTGATGGAACTGGAACTATTCAAGGGCTTTGTTTGGGGGGTAGGGGGGAGGAGAGAACCTAATTATAATTGGCAGTGCAGTTAGGCATGCTAACCTACTGATGTAGGGTTGTTTTTTGTCGtatgtttctgaaaaacttatttttcatgcaaCTGGTGCTTTCAAttccaggcagggagggaaggctgGAGCTGTTCAGAAATGTAATGCTTGCCGGGGTAGAGGTGTACGTATTATGATCAGACAGCTGGCTCCTGGAATGGTTCAGCAGATGCAGTCTGTATGCTCTGACTGCAATGGAGAAGGTAGGCCAAGCTATTCTGTTACTAAATGCCTTTAGTTGGATTCAACCTCCTGGTTAAATCTCAGGAGGAACTTAACCAGGACAGTTTTGGTCCTGTCTAATCAGATGGGTCTCAATCTGATGTCAACATGGAGAAATCACTTTACTCAGAACAACAGCAAGATTTACAGTGTTTAATGTACTGAAAAGCAGCCTGGAAGCTTGACCAGTGGGGATTGAttgattgcttttaaaaacacttagATGTGAATATCACTTATTGCTATTACTGTTGTGTTAAAGTAAAAGGAAGATTTGTTGTTTTAGgagctttttgtctttttgtggtCTCCTAATATCCAAGGACAGGTTTAGGTTAAAAATGGAAACCTAATGTTGGATTTTAACTTCTTCAAATTAAGACGACACCTTTTGCTGAATTGGTTGTATTTCAGGGAACAACTTCAGCACATGATCTGCACTTCATGTGATTCCTTTTTAGAACTTCTACAGTTTGCGGAGTAGTAACGTCACCTTGTGGATTTTACTCTTCACAATACTTGGAAATTAGAGAGAGTTGTATTTTGTGACTAgtaaaaacatttcataaatgATGTTGTCTTTGAACATCTTGTTTTCACAGTTTACATACCTAACCTACATATTTAGTGGTTTCAACTGAATCATAATGTTATGCTTTGTTTCACAGAAAGGTGGTTTAAGCTGGCAAGTTTAATGTCTTAAGCCAAGTGCATCTGCTTGTGGCACTTAGAGCAGTATTGGAAATAAGTACTGAAATTGTACAGTGCATGTGGCCTAATATTTTGGTTACTCTATACAAAGACAATAgcttacttgaaaaataaagatgaagtaGAACGGAGAATTTAAGCTCTTTTGGATAGTCATCCTTCAGTTTGCTGGAAAAAGTAATTGCCTTGCTAGAGGTGACGGACAATGTGAAAAACTTCACTTTCAGAGCATAAAAGTGAAATCCCTTATGTGTCAGAAAATGTTAGATCCTTTCCATGGGAAAAACCTATATATTGCTCTTGCATGAAACTGCGATTTGACCAGCTATCTTCCTCTCCATTTTGTATGCAAGACTGTCTAGTTCTACTGGCTGCATAGTACTTTGTTGTGGTAGTACACTGCAAAATGTGGCTGTCAATGAACAGAACCCAGTAATCCTTTTTTCACTGTTAACAGAAGTGGAATTAAGCTTCCTAAATTTATTGAAATAGTTTGAAGTTTGTATTCTGACTTTTAAGGGTGGGGAGACACTTCAAATTGGTTTCAGCTTCATCCTTTCTCTTATAGCTGTCATCTTGCAGCATAACAAGGAATGGAAaagtaggcttttttttttaagtggtaaGGATACTGGAGTCAAGTTAAGACTTAAGGAACACTAGAAGCTATAGACAAAGtcttgttttgcctttctctaAAGCACTGTCACTTTTCAAAATCCTTGATAAGACAGCTTAGAAGGTTATGTGTATCTTtgtattcccccccccccccccctttttttttcttccccctcttccagCTAGGGTAAATTGAGCCTGGCTTTCCTCTTGCGAGGAACTCATAAAGCAACATCTAAATCGCTAGTTTTGTTGCATGTATTCTTCAGCCtactttaaaatagtttttcatcAGAATCGGATGCAATTATGAGGAAGTCTCTGAACTCAAAATTTGCCTTTCTTTAGGTGAagtaattaatgaaaaagacCGCTGTAAAAAATGTGAAGGGAAGAAGGTGATCAAAGAGGTAAAAATACTTGAAGTCCATGTAGACAAAGGCATGAAACATGGACAAAGAATCACATTCAGTGGAGAAGCAGATCAGGCTCCAGGTGTGGAACCAGGTGATATTGTCCTCTTACTccaagaaaaggagaatgaggTAATGCTTTTgagtttatattttaaatgctttttatccTAGTCTTTAATATTTAAGGGATATAGATGGCTGTTCATTTTCAAGTAATTAATATAGTTTCAGCTCTGGGAGAGGTGGTGAATAGCTTTTAATAGATTTATAGCAAGTAACATTGCAGAAAAAACTTTGCAAGTCTGTAGCCGGAGGACATGCAGATTCTGGTGCTTCCTAATGCTAATAAAAGGTAGCTTTCTCGGGTGCGCTCAGGCTGAGTTTGATACAGTGGATGCAGTGAAGACCCATTCAGGATGTTAACTTCAATCTGCTTTGCTTGTGACACTAAGAAAATGCTAGGTGTTGCTTTTTTCAATGTCTTGTGATGTGGCAGGAAACTGCTATTAAAATCTCCAGATGGTGCATTCTATCTCTGCTACTGTGGCTGTGGAAATATAACACAGAATACTGATGTTACTAAttcttttaacaaaacaaagaaacacgATTATCTTATACTAGTTTAAGGCTTATGCTTACTGTATTCTGGAGTATATACATTGCACTCTTGAATTAAATACTgcaatttatctttttctgtgttaaaactCCCTTAGGGCAGAGTTGACGTGACTGCTTTTTTTGAGTGCTTTTGTTTAGAAAGGCCAGGTATTACTATGATGAAATAAGAAATAGTTTGTGTTATACTCTGGAAAAATTGTTCAATGGAATGGTGTGTGGGGGGGTAGTTCTGTTGTGATACAAAGAATAGCGCCAGGTACAAATTTAAATTCCAGTCACATATTAAAGATACAATGTTGGTTATCTGAAAATTAGGTACTTCGTAAGCTTTTCAAAGCTGTGTCAAGGACTGCCAATTTGTCAATCAGTTTTGCATAGCTCtttacatgtttttctcttctttcctctgtaaTACTGGTTGAAACGTGGCATCGCAGTTGATTTTGACTACAAGGGAGAAACAGTCTGAAAGTATACAGAACAGTCAGATGTGCGTGATGGCATCAAATTCCAAATGGTGGATGCCACTTCTGTCTTAGTCTTCTAATGAACTACATCtagtatttttcagaattgttaATACTGTAAAACTGTACCTTGTGTCCTAGTGAGTAAAACTAGACTGACTTTCAGTGAAGCTTTTAGTGTTCTTAAAATTTCCCTTGAGGTGGGAGTCATGGTTCTGTCAGTGAATAAAGCTTACATTTACTCTGATTAAGAATCTGGAGTGACGTGGCTTAAAGATCCCTGTGACAGCTGTGGACTAATTGATCATAGCCCTGCCATAGATAAAGTTAGCTGAAGCAGATATGTGTGAAGACTAGTTAAATGTTGAGAAACAAAGATGTGGGTTTTTGTACTCCGGTGCAGGGGAAGTAGTGTCAAACTGTCATAAGTTTTGTTTATAGGTTGCTTGTGTAGAAGATCTTAGGGGTAAGAGAGCACTGTTGCTATACAGGCCTTCGTGTTTTAATTTGAACCTTACATCATAGTATATAGTGTGGTTTGCCTTATCTTAAATGACACTTTAACCAGGCACAAACTTTCCAAGCATGTTAAGCTATTTGAATTAACAGAATCAGGTTAACTTCTTACAAAGGCTGTTGCTATGATACtgaattttaagaataaataataattctaAATAACGAGTCTTGTGGAGATATGATTATAGGACTAGAAAAGATAtctcctgtttttgttttttaggtGTTCCAGCGGGATGGGAATGACTTGCATATGACACACAAAATCGGACTTGTTGAAGCACTGTGTGGATTTCAGTTCACATTTAAGCACCTTGATGGACGTCAAATTGTGGTTAAATATCCTCCTGGAAAAGTAATTGAACCAGGTAAGCTTGACCTGATACGGACTTCTTTGATTATGCTTTTGTGATTCTTGAACACTTAATCCCCTTCTTGTTGTCCTGTTAACTGAACCTCGGCTAGAGAAACAAAGATAATTGTCTAGGGAAAGATTTGTTCTGAAGTTAGCACTCTCCAGCTTACTCCTCTTTGAATTACAGGTTGTGTTCGCGTAGTCAGAGGTGAAGGAATGCCACAGTATCGCAATCCTTTTGAGAAGGGGGATCTTTACATTAAATTTGACGTTCAGTTTCCTGAAAATAACTGGATTAGCCCAGAAAAACTTTCAGTAAGTGCTTTTTCAAGCATAAGTGTGGTGGTCTTATTTGACAGTGTATGCAAAGTGTGTGTGTTGAACCTCATGTGCTTGCTTTCAGTGATAAAATTAAGATGCAAGTACAGTTGTTCTTTTAATGTTGTTTATGGGCAACATGTAACTTGAAAATACCTATTGGAATATGAATTTATGGAACCTGTATTTGAGCTGTGCAGATGTTGGGCAGAcaagggcaggaggaagaatCTTCCTGCTGCCATGTGATTAAGTTTTCAGAGTGCAACTGTTACTTACTGATTGCACTTTTGGTTGATGATATGCAGAgctgttggttttctttaagtGGCATCTTCCAGTtgataaaaatactttggatACTTTTAAATGAGTATGCACTTCAGGGTTTATATCAGCTTAGACTTCTAAACCAAACCTGCTCTGAGAGGGAGTCTTGAAGTTGTGGGGAAACTGGTCACTTTATTTAGCAGTTGTAGATGCCGTACTGAATACAGTTCTTTTTTTGGGGCAGGAACTTGAAGATCTTCTGCCAGCTAGACCAGAATTTCCCAATGTAATTGGTGATGCAGAAGAGGTAGATCTTCAGGAGTTTGATACCACTCGTGGTTCAGGTGGTGGCCAGAGACGTGAAGCTTATAATGATAGTTCTGATGAAGAAAGCAGCCATCATGGACCTGGGGTACAGTGTGCCCATCAGTAAACGTTTGTCTAAAAAGTTGCACAaggattttctttcaaattttgcCTGACTTGTTTTCAACAATCCAGCTGGATTGTATAAGTAATCCAGATGAACCAATGGACATCTATTGCTGTATGTGTAACTTTTAAATTGGTCTATAGTATCTACAGAGTGTAATTTAAACTAACCACAAGCTTACATCTTCATTTTGACTGTGTAGCAGAATAAAGCACTTGAAAGGAAGATGAGACTCCTTTTCACATGGGTTTTAAGTTTGTCCTCGTATCTGTGCTTGATTTTTACCAGTTTTGTGTAGATTTtaagtttcatattttaaattcaaattctaCATTGTAAAGTTTGTGTACAACTTGTCCTGAGGCTTGGTATTTGGCTGCACCTGCATAAGCTGCTACAAGTAGAATAAAGAATTTCATAGCCTGTATCTATCATCTAGATGCATGGTAAATGGGCTTTGCACATAATGGGTTTAGAGCTGACTGGGAACAATGGAAGACTAAATTAGAAGTGGTTGTAAGTTTTTTCTACCATCTTGTGAACggtttctgaaataaataaaagcagttggtgtataatatatttcttttgcCTGTAACTCTTACTTTTCCAGTGGCTTTAACTATTCTGTATATGAAGAGACTATGTAGATGGTAGACATTTTATAAACACAGGGAGGCTGAAGCTGCTTTTAAGACTAGGTTGCAGTTAGATAACAATTGGGTGCCACATATAAAAGTCTCTTCTTGAAATGAGATATGACTAAATGGGCATGGGGAAGGCTGTGGCCATGTCCCCTTTgtattaagaaaacagaaggatatCTGCATTCAATCAGAAgataaaaccttttaaatgaagacattaaatcCCAAAATAATGGTGTCTTTCTCCTAGCCTTTGAATCCAATTCAAAGCCTGATTCAGCCTGACTTCCTAGAGAAAtgtttccagttttaaaaaatctttgtaaaaaTGAACATTATGCCTGGCAACTTGTGGTTGCATGAAGAGTTCGTAAAGAGATTGAGATTAGTATTAGTATCAAAAATTCTTGACCTGGAAAcatggttttgttgttttttccagtaGTTTGCACTTTCTGTTTTAAGTCATTAAGTTCTCCAGCTTCAGTTCTGTTCctttttatatgcttttaatTGGTAAAAATAccacaacaaagcaaaaatgtgacCTTAAATAATTATCAGGTACAGTTAGTTATCTGAGCATTTTGTTACAATGTTAAGAAACTGTGCATGAAGTTTGGTTGGTAAgctgtttctctccctgttgAAGTGAGGAAGTTGAAAGATGCCTCTACTTTTCTATACAAATCTGAAGTGTGACTTGTTTAACTGTTGCTCAGATAGTTGTTGACACTTTACCAATGAGGTTGGAGGGACAAACTCCAAGGGTTTCATGTGCTTGGGTAGCCATTGGCATTTAAATGTTGCTGAACATCCTTGTTACAGACTCTAAAACTAAAGCAAGAATAAATACTGTTTGACCTGTATTTCAGTATTGACTTCTTATGCTGTAGCATTCTCATCTAGtgaatctttattttcatttattaaaacttCAGGTTGCTTTTCATGAAGCCATGGTTACTTACTGATCCTTTATCCTGATTGATTTCTCCAAAAAGTCAGTCATCTTAACCTGTAATGCTTTAACAGTTAAAATGcctgtcttctgcttttaagtAGTAGCTTTAGGACTTACCTCCTTGGAAAACAGAGTATGTACTCTAAACTTTTTACCTCCTTACTTTCAAATTGCTCTTTTCAGGGGGATAGAGGAAGGGAGTCATGGTAACTTCTTAGATAGCATGCTGAAGCAGAGGGGAAGCTGATCATTGTATGTAGTGCAAGTTAGTCTAGTTCTGTTTCAGTCCTGAGATTGCATTAATTTAGGTTCCTGACAGCACCATCTTTCAATGATTCAATGAGTAGTAACTTCTTCAGAGTTGCCTTTAttatatatctctctctatGTATCTCCTGCTCTGCTAAGAGGGTATTCCTTTACAAAGTTGTAGTGTAGAAAAACTTCACATAAATTCACAGTCTACACTGTCTGTTTCAATATTTAAGTTGCAAGTTATATACTACTGCAGTTACTAATGCTTTAGTAGTTTACTGATGAAGTTTCATGCTGAACATAGCTACTAGTGCTTTAACTGGGCCATTGTGACTCCCATGAATAATCAAGTAAACATTAGTTGAGTGTTCTCAGTAATAAATAGCTGCAACTTAAGTACTTATTTGAAAGGTATTACTATCAACAAATGAGTATTCTGTATgttgggggaggaagaaaatgtaatcaCCACAGCTATATTAGAACCATTTCTTAGTTGATACTTTAATATCTTTCATATTGGCATCAagaagctgaaaggaaaaaactcaGGAAGTCTTGTCTAGCTTTTGTGACATATATTTCTGCATATACAGTGACTAAAATTGACCTAAAGTTGACTCACTGAAAGTCTTATCTGTCCTCTTGAGTGTTTAATTTACTAAGGTGTTCACAGGGAATACTTATAAGATACTCACAGTGGTGTGGTTCTTATTCACATAAAAGATGAGGCTATGGTCTTTTGACAAATAGGTTTGCAAAGAAGTTAGAAGTAATCAGTGGAAGAAAGATTACAACTGTTTGAAAAAGATGAAACATGTCAAAGACTTACCTGTTAATATGCAGCAATTTCTCAGCCCTCTAAATAGAATGTAAtaggaaaattgtattttagtTATTAACCCATAACCTTCCACTGTAACTTTAGGCTGATGCAAGTATGAAGTTCAAACAATCACTGTAAAGGATGTGTGGGGCATTTAATTGTATGCCTCTTACCCAATTTAAAAGGAACATTGTAGATATACATGGAGTTCTGGAGGCTTCCTAACTTGGTGACAATTCATAAGAATGACTTCAGTTGATTGAAAAGTCCTTGTGCTTAGTTAGTGAATTTGCCCTTTGTGTCAGGGTGCAGAAACACTTTCCCAGCTCTTGGTAGTAGCCTTTTAGTCAAAAAAGCTGATCTCTACATTGCAactcagaaaatactttaacaaGAGCAGGCTGGATTAAACACTAGCAGCTATTTTTGTAATATGACTACCATCACACCTAAACCTCAAGTGAGATCCACAACAAAAGTTAGGTGTGCTGTCTTGCAAAGCACACCTAACACTATACCTGAGGTTAGATGTTAACTAagctttttataaagaaattgGAAAGgtagaattattttcttctgcttttgtatcCTTCTCAGATAACAGGAATTTAATAATACACATCACATAAGCTTTTATATAAAAACCATTTACTGGGCAGTATACAGCTTTATTAAGACATTATAGACATTCTCTAAACACTTCAGAGGCAGCAAGCAAGAGATATCTTGAATATTCTGTAGTCACAAGACAGTTCCATTAACTCAGTTTAGCTGTTGCCTTTCCACATAGTACAGTCAGCTCACTctaagggaggaaaaattaattttagttcAAGCTACCCAACAGAacttggaagaagaaagagaaaagtcaCTATTGCTAAAGCAAGCAGTGAACAAGCACTCCCCCATTCTCTACCTACAGAGGCAGGTCCATgttacaaaatacaaaacagctTCCAGACCTTTAGCTTAACTCATATAGCTGCATTCAAGCCTAAATACCTGCAAGACTGTAAACTGGTTAATATTTCTTATGTCTAGATAGATTTCTAGTGCTGCACATTACTTCATCCAAAAGTCCAGGTACCCTCATCTTCTGAAGAGTCAGGCACTGTGTGCTACAAAGTTCTGTTCAACTTCATTCTGCTTCAAAACAATTTACTTCCCTGAACCAAAGGTAAGGCAGTTACTATTCAACTGCAGCAGAGAATTAACAGGAGTATAGTTCTTACTCAGCAAGGGACATAGAATGATAGACTATAACAAGAATCAAAACTTAGCTGTAGCTTTGTAAGCCTTTGTGAATATAAGATAGAGAATGGCAGTTTGCTTGCATGGTAGGAGACACACCAGAGCACTCTAGAAGGAAGAGTATATGCTCCTGTTGTTCCCCAGGCAATTACCAAACTGCACATGTTTATTTAAGTACATTTACTTTTACACATCATCTGTGTGCAGCAGTTCTTCCCTCCCTGTTCCTCCCTTGCCCTATTCCTCCCTCCAACTTATGCCAACCAATTTAGGCTTAACCTCAGAAGAGTCAAAGCACTTTGACAAAGAATTTGCATTCATGACAGTATCTCACATGAAAACCTGAGACTAGGTGTCTGAATATGTAAGCCTACTAGTTTAAGCTTACCACTAAGTTATGAATATGCTGTACTGTATCTTGATTTAGTAGTTGCACATCAATATTATGGAGGTCTCCACCAGCTGTACAGAGTGTCTAAACATGAAGAGAAACAGTTTTAAGATTAAAACTATTCTGAAAGTTTTTACTTGCATGgccagcttttctgaaaatcatgtGCTTCCCTGCTACACTGCAAAACTTCAGtaaccatttttccttttgtttagcAGCAGATCATTTAGGGATAGCAAGAGCTATCACTATCAGACTATTCACAGTTTATCAACTACTGtaagatgaaaatgtttttttaaaaagaaaaaaaaaggttggatACCTGTCCATCAGCCAGGGGAATGTTTACAAATGGAACAGTTTTATCTTGGGGTACTGATTTACTTCTTAGTAACATGCCTTGAACTCTTCCACTGGTAGGTACAGTTCTTGAGACAGTCTGTTGTAGTCCAGCACTagaatacaataaaaatgttactCTGAGGTTAACTTCCTATGCTCTGCAGGAAATGTTCAAGCATGAAGCAAATGCAACTAGTAGCAAACATACCTAATGGAAAGGTAGTCATGTTTAAATTTTTCCAGTTCTGCCAGAAGACTACAGGAAATCCAACTATCAGTAGCATTTACTAGCTCCACTAGGTAACATTTTATGACCCTGAAACACTGCAGTAACCTTCTAAGCCTATGTTACAGGCCAGTGAGTAAGCCGATGTTTGGACCACTCAGTAAGAAGAATAGGCACTTTCCAATATCAACAGTGAATGCTAATAGTTTTGGAAAGAGGAAACTTCATGCCTCAGGGCTTAAGATAAGATGTGTGCTGTGTCTGTCTACTACAGAGGGAGATATCAAGAAATACCAAAGCTGCTAGCTCTGAGAAGTACAGGGCATGCCTTATGCCATACAAAATTCCTAAGCTTCTTTCATGATACAATTGTTCTTATTCCACTTCAAAAATGTAAGATTTGGGTATCTTCTGCATGGAAACAAGCCTTTGAAATTTATAGCAGGCCAAGGTGAAACTAAGCCAGTTGCTGCTTTCATGACCCATTTAAGTTACTAAGTTTTTCACCCCCTCACTTCAGCTGATGACTTCTGCCAAAACCAAACTCTGTAGTGCATGGAGAATGATAATAATTGGAAACCTTAAGTGTTCAATATGCAAAGAACTGATTGTCAATTTATTCAGTTGGGGTTCTTTGgggtgttgtttttcttttttaaaaaaacacagcagtattGGTGACATTTTAATCAAGCTTGGGCTCTGAGAATTAGTTTAAGCTGTAAACTATACCTTTAAACAACAGTGGGTGGGAGTAGAATTTATACTCTcaatctgttttttttaaattggcttAGTTATGACATCAAATCCTGTACCTCCATGAGAACATAAGTTAACACCCACAATCAAAGCAGGTGGTGTGACTGGTTCACGTCCCCACTACCAAATTTAGTGGCAGATCATGAAGATCAATTACATCTAGATTGATGATGATTGATTAATATCTAGATTGATATTAATGTAGATATATAGTGTCTTGGTATTTAACCAAATTATTTATTAAGAACAAGCTGAAAACCCCTTACCTTTTAGATAACTTTGGCATAGCTTTGAAATTTGTGGCACTGCAATCAGAAGCAAGAGACTTACTGGCCTCAGTCACACTTGCAGAAGAGTGAAcagacctaaaaaaaaaaggcagtttggttttttttatttttattttttatttcctcctcatCTACTGTAGAGTTTTAGCTAGGATAAAGATAGACAGCTGATGAATTAGAAAATGTTGAAGTGCTCCATGACAGAGATCTAGTGCATATACATGTGAAGAAGCCCTCCTGAGGTAGACATGATATAATGAGACCTAACACCGTAGGGGAATGAAAGGATAATTTATGTTAGTAGACGAGAGGGCTGCAATACCCGAGTTGGGTATAATTAAAGGAACATCGACAGCTTTCTACTTGAGTGTGCAAAAGGTTTCTTtggaagtttct
This region includes:
- the DNAJA2 gene encoding dnaJ homolog subfamily A member 2, with protein sequence MANVADTKLYDILGVPPGASDNELKKAYRKLAKEYHPDKNPNAGDKFKEISFAYEVLSNPEKRELYDRYGEQGLREGSGGSSGMDDIFSHIFGGGLFNFMGGQSRSRNGRRRGEDMMHPLKVSLEDLYNGKTTKLQLSKNVLCSACNGQGGKAGAVQKCNACRGRGVRIMIRQLAPGMVQQMQSVCSDCNGEGEVINEKDRCKKCEGKKVIKEVKILEVHVDKGMKHGQRITFSGEADQAPGVEPGDIVLLLQEKENEVFQRDGNDLHMTHKIGLVEALCGFQFTFKHLDGRQIVVKYPPGKVIEPGCVRVVRGEGMPQYRNPFEKGDLYIKFDVQFPENNWISPEKLSELEDLLPARPEFPNVIGDAEEVDLQEFDTTRGSGGGQRREAYNDSSDEESSHHGPGVQCAHQ
- the LOC140656302 gene encoding borealin-2-like isoform X3 — its product is MKKELDSLLQTAEKAFTVELLKMPVAIKKMKRKDLLITDLRGGEEVALAAAVTDCSLEDIPNPKLVRTNSKKVKVTTIVEYEDAKHISAKKISKKVSKTKSLVSLASGVNSKLNPLSRSVHSSASVTEASKSLASDCSATNFKAMPKLSKSAGLQQTVSRTVPTSGRVQGMLLRSKSVPQDKTVPFVNIPLADGQTLCTAGGDLHNIDVQLLNQDTVQHIHNLVSELTVLCGKATAKLS
- the LOC140656302 gene encoding borealin-2-like isoform X4 — protein: MKKELDSLLQTAEKAFTVELLKMPVAIKKMKRKDLLNLRGGEEVALAAAVTDCSLEDIPNPKLVRTNSKKVKVTTIVEYEDAKHISAKKISKKVSKTKSLVSLASGVNSKLNPLSRSVHSSASVTEASKSLASDCSATNFKAMPKLSKSAGLQQTVSRTVPTSGRVQGMLLRSKSVPQDKTVPFVNIPLADGQTLCTAGGDLHNIDVQLLNQDTVQHIHNLVSELTVLCGKATAKLS